The Pseudomonas solani genome segment GCCCTTGAGTGTATTGCGCAGGGTCTTGCGGCGCTGGTTGAAGGCTTCGCGCACGATGCGCTCCAGCAGGCGATGATCCTTGGCCGGGTGCGGCAGGACTTCATGGGGTACCAGGCGCACGATCGCCGAATCCACCTTGGGTGGCGGGTTGAAGGCCCCGGGGCCGACGTTGAACAGGTGCTCCACGCGGCAGTGGTACTGGACCATGATCGACAGCCGCCCCCAGTCGCCGCCACCGGGCTCCGCGGCCAGGCGCTCCACCACTTCCTTCTGCAGCATGAAGTGCATGTCGCGGATCAGGTGCGCGTTGCTCAGCAGGTGGAAGATCAGCGGGGTGGAGATGTTGTAGGGCAGGTTGCCCACCACCCGCAGGCTGTGGGGTTCGGCGTTGAGCTGGTTGAAGTCGAACTTCAGGGCGTCGCCCTGGTTCAGCTTGAAGCGTGGCTCGTGGCCGAACTTGCTCTGCAGGATCGGGATCAGGTCCAGGTCCAGCTCGATGACGTCCAGTTGCGCACCGCTGCCCAGCAACCCTTCGGTCAAGGCGCCCTGGCCCGGGCCGATTTCCAGCAGGCGCTCGCCTTCCTTGGCATGGATGCCGCGAAGGATGCGATGGATGACGCCAGCGTCGTGCAGGAAGTTCTGGCCAAAGCGCTTGCGCGCGCGGTGTTGGTATTCGGACATTGCGGGCTCCAGGTGGAGCAGCTTGAAGCCGGTAGCTTGAAGCTGGAAACGGGGAAAGGCGCGGAGTTTACAGCATTGCGCCGATCAGGCCGAAATGTGCTGCTGATCGGCGCGCTGTGGCTCAGCCTCGGCTGGCGGCCATCTCGTAGGCCGTCTCCAGGGCCACCTGCAGGCTGCCCCCATCGATGCGCCCGGTTCCGGCCAGGTCCAGGGCGGTACCGTGGTCCACCGACGTGCGGATGATAGGCAGGCCGAGGGTTACGTTGACCGCCGCGCCGAACCCCTTGTACTTGAGCACGGGCAGGCCCTGGTCGTGGTACATCGCCAGCACCGCGTCGCAGTGCTCCAGGTGCTTGGGGGTGAACAGGGTGTCAGCGGGCAGAGGGCCGATCAGGTTCAGGCCTTCTTTGCGCAGGCGTTCCAGGCAGGGCTCGATGACCTCGATCTCCTCGCGCCCCAGGTGGCCACCTTCGCCCGCATGAGGGTTGAGACCGCACACCAGGATGCGCGGATTGGGCAGGCCGAATTTCTCCACCAGGTCGGTGTGAAGGATGCGGGTCACCCGTTCCAGGCGTTCGCTGGTGATGGCGGCGGCTACATCCTTCAGCGGCAGGTGCGTGGTCACCAGGGCGACGCGCAGGCCGCGGGTGGCGAGCATCATCACCACCTGCGTGGTGTGGGTGAGTTCGGCGAGGAACTCCGTGTGCCCGGAGAAGGCGATGCCGGCCTCGTTGATCACGCCCTTGTGCACGGGCGCGGTGATCATCCCGGCGAAATGGCCATCCAGGCAGCCCTTGCCCGCACGGGTCAGGGTTTCCAGCACGTAGCCGGCATTGGCCCGATCGAGCACGCCGGGCTGGACGGGGGCTTGCAGGGGGTGTCCCAGACGTAGAGTGCGCCTGCTGGTGTCGGCTCTTCAG includes the following:
- the rsmA gene encoding 16S rRNA (adenine(1518)-N(6)/adenine(1519)-N(6))-dimethyltransferase RsmA is translated as MSEYQHRARKRFGQNFLHDAGVIHRILRGIHAKEGERLLEIGPGQGALTEGLLGSGAQLDVIELDLDLIPILQSKFGHEPRFKLNQGDALKFDFNQLNAEPHSLRVVGNLPYNISTPLIFHLLSNAHLIRDMHFMLQKEVVERLAAEPGGGDWGRLSIMVQYHCRVEHLFNVGPGAFNPPPKVDSAIVRLVPHEVLPHPAKDHRLLERIVREAFNQRRKTLRNTLKGLLDSHAIEAAGVDGGLRPEQLDLAAFVRLADQLAEQTTGA